One Panicum virgatum strain AP13 chromosome 9K, P.virgatum_v5, whole genome shotgun sequence genomic region harbors:
- the LOC120651879 gene encoding bZIP transcription factor 29-like: MSTANGNGLAANHHHVQAPMPPPPPPHQKQRPGLPPTPPPSAPGSHSLHHAGACVDDGSSAQARRAHRRSRSDVAFGYFQPLPPPSPTPKAEAGGWGLAGGAAAGEDLLNAYMSMESMDGLNNNSDGDSRGSSGMRTNGADSSENESEDYGGGGGDSQFLLWADAGRKKRNAAGEPALPPPARHARSLSMDSLMGKLSFSTNGEPGRFSLEFGGGEFTPAEMKRIMADEKLAEMALADPKRVKRVLANRQSAARSKERRMRYIAELEQKVQILQTEATTLSAQLTLLQRDSAGLATQNNELKFRLQAMEQQAQLRDALNEALTTEVQRLKLGDTSTSSGNMPQQMQQLRCQNQMVELHRQQGEQIPFYQLEQREQNGAPRNHDPK; the protein is encoded by the exons ATGAGCACCGCGAACGGGAACGGGCTGGCGGcaaaccaccaccacgtccAGGCGCCgatgccgcctccgccgccgccgcaccagaaGCAGCGGCCGGGGCTGCCGCCGACGCCCCCGCCCTCCGCGCCCGGCTCCCACTCCCTGCACCACGCCGGCGCGTGCGTGGACGACGGCTCCTCGGCGCAGGCGCGCAGGGCGCACCGCCGGTCCCGCAGCGACGTCGCGTTCGGCTACttccagccgctgccgccgccgtcgccgacgcccaaggcggaggccggcggctggggcctcgccggcggcgccgccgcgggcgaagACCTGCTCAATGCGTACATGAGCATGGAGAGCATGGACGGGCTCAACAACAACTCCGACGGGGACAGCCGCGGGAGCAGCGGCATGCGCACCAACGGCGCCGACAGCAGCGAGAACGAGTCCGAggactacggcggcggcggcggagacagCCAGTTCCTTCTCTGGGCCGACGCCggcaggaagaagaggaatgccgccggcgagcccgcgctgccgccgccggcgcggcacgCGAGGAGCCTGTCCATGGACAGCCTCATGGGGAAGCTCAGCTTCTCCACCAATGGGGAGCCCGGCAGATTCAGCCTCgagttcggcggcggcgagttcacccCCGCCGAGATGAAGCGGATTATGGCCGACGAGAAGCTCGCCGAGATGGCGCTCGCCGACCCCAAGCGCGTCAAGAG GGTGCTCGCCAACAGGCAGTCTGCGGCGCGGTCCAAGGAGCGGCGGATGCGGTACATCGCCGAGCTGGAGCAGAAGGTGCAGATCCTGCAGACGGAGGCCACGACCCTATCCGCGCAGCTCACTCTACTGCAG CGCGACTCGGCGGGGCTCGCCACCCAGAACAACGAGCTCAAGTTCCGGCTGCAGGCCATGGAGCAGCAGGCGCAGCTGCGCGACG CGCTGAACGAGGCACTGACGACTGAAGTCCAGCGCCTGAAGCTCGGAGACACCAGCACCTCGTCCGGCAACATGccccagcagatgcagcagctcCGTTGCCAGAACCAGATGGTGGAGCTGCACAGGCAGCAGGGCGAGCAGATCCCGTTCTACCAGCTGGAGCAGCGCGAGCAGAACGGCGCGCCCAGGAACCATGACCCGAAATGA